Proteins from a genomic interval of Piscinibacter sp. HJYY11:
- a CDS encoding GAF domain-containing protein — protein sequence MNLQGVDEPALFRSIFAAYPDALLLVNGQGVIELANPAAEALLDYSAEQLVGLSVDALVPDSIRPRHAEYRAGYAKSPRPRPMGTDMELVAKRRDGSEVMVEISLSPLTSQGLPHVVVAIRGIGNYPRVKRALQRAHYAECVARMGRLAVDARDASLLLEQLPLQAMEALQVQVAVVFLLEPNQLEFRVAAGTGLLPSEAVGKRIPNRPDTPPGYVYEHARPVIVADYRRETRYAVPQAYLDAGLVSAMAVPLSDKGQVVGALAVRSTQPQRFGDDEVRFLESLANLLAATLQRVQSEESLHHAQRLESVGQLTGGIAHDFNNLLTVIQGNLQVLEELPAIEGDGFAQQLVGAAARASKRGAELTGKLLAFSRRQVLSPTRIDVPVLIDSLADMLRRTLDQRIRIEVHAPDDCPPCVADPGQLESALLNIAINARDAMPNGGTLSFSGQLCAALPMQLRGDFELHDRPDAYIAISVSDTGSGMSDTVKERAFEPFFTTKELGRGTGLGLSTVYGFVKQSHGAITLDSTVGQGTTVTLYIPRFAEAEQAAADAGASPGDIPPGLKVLLVEDEAEVRAVAMRFLATLGCEVTPCASAEQALPLLTQDAGYGLLLSDIALGPGMRGTELAREAQARLPQLAILLMSGFSAELLDTSQSAPLSWELLAKPYSREELAHALVTALQAAKG from the coding sequence ATGAACCTGCAAGGCGTCGACGAGCCGGCGCTCTTCAGGTCGATCTTCGCGGCCTATCCCGACGCGCTGCTGCTCGTCAACGGCCAGGGCGTGATCGAGCTTGCCAACCCGGCCGCCGAAGCCCTGCTCGACTACAGCGCCGAGCAGCTCGTGGGACTCTCGGTCGATGCGCTGGTGCCCGACAGCATCCGCCCGCGCCACGCCGAATACCGCGCGGGCTACGCCAAGAGCCCCCGACCGCGGCCGATGGGCACCGACATGGAGCTCGTGGCCAAGCGGCGCGATGGCAGCGAGGTGATGGTCGAGATCTCGCTCAGCCCGCTCACGAGCCAGGGCCTGCCGCACGTGGTGGTGGCCATCCGCGGCATCGGCAACTACCCGCGCGTGAAGCGAGCCCTGCAACGTGCGCACTACGCCGAATGCGTGGCGCGCATGGGGCGGCTGGCGGTCGACGCGCGCGATGCCAGCCTGCTGCTGGAGCAACTGCCGCTGCAGGCCATGGAGGCGCTGCAGGTGCAGGTGGCGGTGGTGTTCCTGCTCGAGCCCAACCAGCTCGAGTTCCGCGTGGCCGCCGGCACCGGCCTGCTGCCGAGCGAGGCGGTCGGCAAGCGCATCCCCAACCGGCCCGACACACCGCCCGGCTACGTCTACGAGCATGCGCGGCCCGTGATCGTGGCCGACTACCGCCGCGAGACGCGCTACGCCGTGCCGCAGGCCTACCTCGACGCCGGCCTGGTGAGCGCGATGGCCGTGCCGCTGTCCGACAAGGGCCAGGTGGTGGGTGCCCTCGCAGTGCGCTCGACGCAGCCGCAGCGTTTCGGCGACGACGAGGTGCGCTTCCTCGAATCGCTCGCCAACCTGCTGGCCGCCACGCTGCAGCGCGTGCAATCCGAAGAGTCGCTGCACCACGCGCAGCGCCTGGAGAGCGTGGGCCAGTTGACGGGCGGCATCGCGCACGACTTCAACAACCTGCTCACCGTGATCCAGGGCAACCTGCAGGTGCTGGAGGAGCTGCCCGCGATCGAGGGCGACGGCTTCGCCCAGCAGCTGGTGGGCGCCGCGGCGCGTGCGAGCAAGCGCGGCGCCGAGCTCACCGGCAAGCTGCTCGCGTTCTCGCGCCGGCAGGTGCTGAGCCCGACCCGCATCGACGTGCCGGTGCTGATCGACTCGCTGGCCGACATGCTGCGCCGCACGCTCGACCAGCGCATCCGCATCGAGGTCCACGCGCCCGACGACTGTCCACCGTGCGTGGCCGACCCGGGCCAGCTCGAATCGGCGCTGCTCAACATCGCCATCAACGCCCGCGACGCCATGCCCAACGGAGGCACGCTCAGCTTCAGCGGCCAGCTCTGCGCGGCGCTCCCGATGCAGCTGCGCGGTGACTTCGAGCTGCACGACCGGCCCGATGCCTACATCGCCATCTCGGTGTCGGACACCGGGTCCGGCATGTCCGACACGGTCAAGGAGCGCGCCTTCGAGCCCTTCTTCACCACCAAGGAGCTCGGCCGCGGCACGGGCCTCGGCCTGTCGACGGTCTACGGCTTCGTCAAGCAGTCCCATGGCGCCATCACGCTCGACAGCACCGTCGGCCAAGGCACCACGGTCACGCTTTACATCCCGCGCTTCGCGGAAGCCGAGCAGGCGGCGGCGGACGCCGGCGCCAGCCCCGGCGATATCCCGCCCGGGCTCAAGGTGCTGCTGGTCGAAGACGAGGCCGAGGTTCGGGCGGTCGCCATGCGCTTCCTGGCCACGCTCGGCTGCGAGGTCACGCCCTGCGCGAGCGCCGAGCAGGCGCTGCCGCTGCTCACGCAGGATGCGGGCTACGGGCTGCTGCTGAGCGACATCGCGCTCGGCCCCGGCATGCGCGGCACCGAGCTTGCGCGCGAAGCGCAGGCGCGGCTGCCGCAGCTCGCGATCCTCCTGATGTCGGGCTTCTCGGCCGAGCTGCTCGACACGAGCCAGAGCGCGCCGCTGTCGTGGGAGCTGCTGGCCAAGCCGTATTCGCGCGAGGAGCTCGCGCATGCGCTGGTGACGGCCTTGCAGGCGGCCAAGGGCTGA
- a CDS encoding winged helix-turn-helix domain-containing protein: MTTHATHIAVLDDELDITQLLGNYLKTHGYRVSQLHNGRALMELMARDTPALVLLDLGLPGEDGFVIARQLREHWRCGLVIVTGRGDAVDKVVGLEVGADDYVTKPFDLRELVARIKAVLRRIEGSPAAPAAAAPAPPASPDRLKFEGWQLDSAARRLIHPEGHDVALTSGEFDLLCVLARHPGRVLSRDFLLEQTRGREAGPFDRTIDVQIGRLRKKIEADPEQPQIIKSVRSAGYVFVPPVSPA; encoded by the coding sequence GTGACCACCCACGCCACCCACATCGCCGTCCTCGACGACGAGCTCGACATCACCCAGTTGCTCGGCAACTACCTCAAGACGCACGGCTACCGCGTGAGCCAGCTCCACAACGGCCGCGCGCTGATGGAGCTGATGGCCCGGGACACGCCGGCCCTGGTGCTGCTCGACCTGGGCCTGCCCGGCGAAGACGGCTTCGTCATCGCCCGCCAGTTGCGCGAGCACTGGCGCTGCGGCCTGGTGATCGTGACCGGCCGCGGCGATGCGGTCGACAAGGTGGTGGGCCTGGAGGTCGGTGCCGACGACTACGTGACCAAGCCCTTCGACCTGCGCGAGCTCGTGGCGCGCATCAAGGCCGTGTTGCGCCGCATCGAGGGCTCGCCTGCCGCACCCGCGGCCGCTGCACCGGCACCTCCCGCGAGCCCCGACCGGCTGAAGTTCGAAGGCTGGCAGCTCGACAGCGCCGCCCGCCGCCTGATCCACCCCGAGGGGCACGACGTGGCGCTCACCTCGGGCGAGTTCGACCTGCTGTGCGTGCTGGCCCGGCACCCGGGCCGCGTGCTCTCGCGCGACTTCCTGCTGGAGCAGACCCGTGGCCGCGAGGCGGGCCCCTTCGACCGCACGATCGACGTGCAGATCGGCCGCCTGCGCAAGAAGATCGAGGCCGACCCCGAGCAGCCGCAGATCATCAAGTCGGTGCGCAGCGCGGGGTATGTGTTCGTGCCACCGGTGAGCCCCGCATGA
- a CDS encoding DeoR/GlpR family DNA-binding transcription regulator, translating into MLTVQRKQLILQRLAAEGQIVAKDLAQELGTSEDTIRRDLRELAQAGKLQRVHGGALPASAAMADLKVRESVSPDEKIALGRAGAAMVQPGQVVILDGGTTALQVARHLAPGLRATLVTHSPTVAVALAAHPHIDILMLGGRLFRHSMVNVGAELIDAASRLRADLYFMGVTGVHPEAGLSTGDAEEAAVKRALHNRAAETVVLASSEKLLAASPFLVTTLRDITQLVVPRGTPARTLKTLRTGGVKVETA; encoded by the coding sequence ATGCTCACCGTGCAACGCAAGCAGCTCATCCTCCAACGCCTCGCCGCCGAAGGGCAGATCGTCGCGAAGGACCTCGCGCAGGAACTCGGCACCTCCGAGGACACCATCCGGCGCGACCTGCGCGAGCTGGCCCAGGCCGGCAAGCTGCAGCGCGTGCATGGCGGCGCCCTGCCCGCCTCGGCCGCGATGGCCGACCTCAAGGTGCGCGAGAGCGTGTCGCCCGACGAGAAGATCGCGCTCGGCCGCGCCGGCGCCGCGATGGTCCAGCCGGGCCAGGTGGTGATCCTCGACGGCGGCACCACCGCGCTCCAGGTAGCACGCCACCTCGCACCGGGCCTGCGCGCCACGCTCGTCACCCACAGCCCCACCGTCGCGGTGGCGCTCGCGGCGCACCCGCACATCGACATCCTGATGCTCGGTGGGCGGCTCTTCCGCCACTCGATGGTCAACGTGGGCGCCGAGCTGATCGACGCCGCCTCGCGCCTGCGGGCCGACCTCTACTTCATGGGCGTGACCGGCGTGCACCCCGAAGCGGGCCTGAGCACCGGCGACGCGGAAGAAGCGGCGGTCAAGCGCGCGCTGCACAACCGCGCGGCCGAGACGGTGGTGCTGGCCTCGTCGGAGAAGCTGCTCGCGGCCTCGCCGTTTCTCGTGACGACGCTGCGCGACATCACGCAGCTCGTCGTGCCGCGCGGCACGCCGGCGCGCACGCTCAAGACCCTGCGCACCGGCGGCGTGAAGGTCGAGACCGCCTGA
- a CDS encoding DUF4406 domain-containing protein, which yields MTTDRPNRPLLVLIAGPYMSGTNGDPARIAANRAELERHALPIYERGHLPLIGEWMALPIIHSAGGKEHGDAVFQAYQYPVAHRLIERCDAVLRLPGASRGADMDVARAKELGLAVVYDVNELPLRAA from the coding sequence ATGACCACAGATCGCCCGAACCGACCCCTTCTCGTCCTCATCGCCGGCCCCTACATGTCGGGCACCAACGGTGACCCGGCGCGCATCGCCGCCAACCGCGCCGAACTCGAGCGCCATGCGCTGCCCATCTACGAGCGCGGCCACCTGCCGCTCATCGGCGAATGGATGGCGCTGCCGATCATCCATTCGGCGGGTGGCAAGGAGCATGGCGATGCGGTGTTCCAGGCCTACCAGTACCCGGTGGCGCACCGCCTCATCGAGCGCTGCGACGCGGTGCTGCGCCTGCCCGGCGCCTCGCGTGGGGCCGACATGGACGTCGCGCGCGCGAAGGAGCTGGGCCTGGCCGTCGTCTACGACGTGAACGAGCTGCCCTTGCGCGCGGCCTGA